From a single Adhaeribacter swui genomic region:
- the fbaA gene encoding class II fructose-bisphosphate aldolase, translating to MSDVMTKFKPGVLFGDDVQALFNYANENNFALPAVNVISTETVNAVLETAKAVNSPVIIQFSNGGAQYFAGKGLSNEGQKAAIIGGISGAHHVHLMAEAYGVPVVLHTDHAAKKLLPWIDGLLDAGEKFYAQHGKPLYSSHMLDLSEEEIQENIETCARYLERMNKMGMTVEIELGVTGGEEDGVDNSDVDASHLYTQPEHVAYAYETLKAISDHFTVAAAFGNVHGVYKPGNVELRPEILKNSQEFIQQKFGTKPNPVNFVFHGGSGSEKHKIKEAIEYGAVKMNIDTDMQWAFWDGIRNYYENKKGYLQAQIGNPDGEDSPNKKFYDPRVWLREGEKNFIARLKEAFEDLNALNRN from the coding sequence ATGAGTGACGTGATGACCAAATTTAAACCGGGCGTATTATTCGGCGACGATGTGCAAGCCTTATTTAATTATGCCAACGAAAATAACTTTGCCCTTCCGGCAGTAAACGTAATTAGCACCGAAACCGTTAATGCGGTGCTGGAAACGGCTAAGGCCGTAAATTCCCCGGTCATCATTCAGTTTTCGAATGGCGGTGCCCAGTATTTTGCTGGTAAAGGCTTAAGCAACGAAGGACAAAAAGCCGCTATTATCGGTGGTATTTCCGGGGCGCATCACGTGCATTTAATGGCCGAAGCTTACGGAGTGCCGGTTGTATTACACACCGACCATGCCGCTAAAAAGTTATTACCCTGGATTGATGGTTTATTAGATGCCGGCGAGAAGTTTTACGCCCAGCACGGTAAGCCATTATACAGCTCGCACATGCTCGATTTATCTGAAGAAGAAATTCAGGAAAACATTGAAACCTGCGCCCGTTATTTAGAGCGCATGAATAAAATGGGCATGACCGTGGAGATTGAACTGGGAGTAACCGGCGGCGAAGAAGACGGCGTTGATAACTCGGATGTAGATGCTTCGCACTTATACACCCAGCCCGAGCACGTAGCTTATGCCTACGAAACTTTAAAAGCCATTAGCGATCATTTTACCGTTGCGGCAGCTTTCGGTAACGTACATGGTGTTTACAAGCCCGGTAACGTTGAGTTGCGTCCCGAAATTTTAAAAAATTCGCAAGAGTTTATTCAGCAAAAATTTGGTACTAAGCCAAACCCGGTAAACTTTGTTTTCCACGGCGGTTCTGGCTCCGAAAAACACAAAATCAAAGAAGCTATTGAGTACGGTGCCGTTAAAATGAATATCGATACCGATATGCAATGGGCTTTCTGGGATGGTATCCGGAATTACTACGAAAACAAAAAAGGCTACCTGCAAGCGCAAATTGGTAACCCCGATGGCGAAGATAGCCCGAACAAAAAATTCTATGACCCTCGGGTGTGGTTACGCGAAGGCGAAAAGAACTTTATCGCCCGTTTAAAAGAAGCTTTTGAAGATTTAAATGCTTTAAACCGCAACTAA
- a CDS encoding 1-acyl-sn-glycerol-3-phosphate acyltransferase, with translation MGYFILKLIFRVALKIFYSKIEIKQPGSLPTKGPLLLVANHPNTFMDPIVIASLFQQEVYFIAKSTVFNTPFRKWLLGKMNLIPVYRREDGNATAGANEATFEKCYQFLQAAGTLLIFPEGNSFNERRLRPLKTGAARIALGAAARSNFNQPVTILPVGLNYAEPTRFRSRLFISVAAPIAVSQWAAVYQHNPSEAVKQLTGQIREALEAQVIHTYSQEDDALVKQVEAVFKNKLVTDHQVNNSAEEFELTRHIVSSLEFFKKSEPERINKIQEKLTAYLSQLNQLGLQDQLFYDSTGKRHLGKWLFTSGIFFVLGFPLYLLGLLTNYLPYIIPAKVAKALTEEEEFVAPILLSTGIFTFPLFYFLEGFIVWYLTHSLILLLLFLLLLPVAGFFVLYYYQQIKKVQATLKLQTLFFSQRKLISNLMQQRELLIAELDLARQQYLQKI, from the coding sequence ATGGGGTATTTTATTCTGAAGCTTATTTTTCGGGTTGCTTTAAAAATTTTTTACAGCAAAATAGAAATAAAACAACCTGGCTCGCTGCCAACCAAGGGTCCATTGCTTTTGGTGGCTAACCACCCCAATACTTTTATGGACCCGATTGTTATTGCTTCTTTATTTCAACAAGAAGTTTACTTTATTGCCAAGAGTACCGTTTTTAATACGCCTTTCCGGAAGTGGCTACTCGGCAAAATGAATTTAATTCCGGTTTATCGCCGCGAAGACGGAAATGCTACTGCGGGCGCCAATGAAGCAACTTTTGAAAAATGCTATCAATTTTTACAGGCCGCAGGTACTTTGTTGATTTTTCCGGAAGGAAACAGTTTTAATGAACGCCGGCTACGCCCATTAAAAACCGGCGCTGCCCGAATTGCCCTGGGAGCCGCCGCCCGGAGTAATTTTAACCAACCCGTAACCATACTCCCCGTTGGCTTAAACTATGCAGAACCCACCCGCTTTCGTTCCCGGTTATTTATTTCGGTGGCAGCTCCTATAGCGGTAAGTCAGTGGGCGGCGGTATACCAGCATAATCCGAGCGAGGCAGTAAAACAATTAACCGGACAAATCCGGGAAGCATTGGAAGCACAGGTGATTCATACCTATTCCCAAGAAGACGATGCTTTAGTGAAGCAAGTAGAGGCCGTTTTTAAAAATAAGCTCGTTACAGACCACCAGGTAAATAACAGCGCCGAAGAATTTGAGCTTACCCGGCATATTGTTTCCAGTTTAGAATTTTTTAAAAAATCTGAGCCGGAACGAATAAATAAAATCCAGGAAAAACTAACCGCTTATCTAAGCCAATTAAATCAATTAGGTTTACAAGATCAGCTCTTTTACGATTCTACTGGAAAACGCCATTTAGGAAAGTGGCTGTTTACCTCCGGAATATTTTTTGTGCTCGGGTTTCCTTTGTACCTGTTAGGTTTATTAACCAACTACCTGCCTTACATTATTCCGGCTAAAGTAGCCAAGGCCTTAACCGAGGAAGAAGAATTTGTAGCGCCTATTCTGTTGAGTACCGGTATATTTACCTTTCCTTTGTTTTACTTTCTTGAAGGGTTTATTGTCTGGTATTTAACCCATTCCTTAATTTTACTGCTCCTTTTTTTACTGTTATTGCCCGTTGCTGGTTTTTTTGTGCTTTATTATTACCAGCAAATAAAAAAGGTGCAAGCCACTTTAAAGCTTCAGACTTTATTTTTTAGCCAACGTAAATTAATCAGCAATTTAATGCAGCAGCGGGAGTTGTTAATTGCGGAGCTAGACCTTGCCCGCCAGCAGTACTTACAAAAAATTTAA
- a CDS encoding ammonium transporter, whose amino-acid sequence MKEKLSIVPFSMLVIISVLGVALSGVPGSMPTEDLNSGDVAWMLAATGLVLLMTPGLALFYGGMVNAKNVISTMLQSFICMGVISILWVVVGFSLAFGDSIGGFIGDPRTYFMFNGVLESKPWPLAATIPLVLFAFFQLKFAVITPALITGSFSERIRFTSYILLACLFSMFIYAPIAHWTWHPQGFLFNMGVLDFAGGTVVHISAGCAALASAMYLGKRKTDQMHTTPANIPFVLIGTGLLWFGWFGFNAGSAVSASGLAASAFATTNTAAAAAGLAWILFDAFRGKKPSAMGFCIGVVVGLVAITPAAGFVGISVSIFIGTIAAIISNLAVSWRGRTSLDDTLDVFPCHGIGGMVGMLMTGIFAHQGINPGNTTGNGLFYGETKLFLIHLTALGIVVAFSFLGTFVLLKITDLISPLRVSPEDESIGLDVSQHEEKLLVA is encoded by the coding sequence ATGAAAGAAAAATTATCTATCGTTCCCTTTTCCATGCTGGTTATTATCAGCGTACTGGGTGTAGCCTTGTCGGGAGTGCCCGGCAGCATGCCAACGGAAGATTTAAATTCGGGCGACGTAGCCTGGATGCTGGCAGCAACAGGTTTGGTTTTATTAATGACTCCGGGTTTAGCCTTATTTTACGGAGGCATGGTAAATGCTAAAAATGTTATTTCAACGATGTTGCAGAGCTTTATCTGCATGGGTGTTATTAGCATTTTGTGGGTAGTTGTGGGCTTCAGTCTGGCTTTCGGCGACTCTATTGGTGGTTTTATCGGCGACCCGCGCACGTATTTTATGTTTAATGGCGTACTCGAAAGCAAGCCTTGGCCTTTAGCTGCCACTATTCCGTTAGTGTTATTTGCTTTCTTCCAATTAAAATTCGCGGTTATTACCCCGGCGCTTATTACTGGCTCTTTTTCCGAAAGAATTCGCTTTACTTCTTATATCTTATTGGCCTGCTTGTTCAGCATGTTTATTTACGCTCCTATTGCGCACTGGACCTGGCACCCACAAGGTTTCTTATTTAACATGGGCGTTTTAGACTTTGCCGGTGGTACTGTAGTACACATTTCGGCTGGTTGCGCCGCTTTAGCTTCTGCTATGTATTTAGGTAAACGCAAAACCGATCAGATGCACACTACTCCGGCTAACATCCCGTTTGTATTAATTGGTACCGGTTTATTATGGTTTGGCTGGTTTGGTTTTAACGCCGGTTCGGCTGTTAGCGCCAGTGGTTTAGCTGCTTCGGCTTTTGCTACCACCAACACAGCCGCTGCTGCTGCTGGTTTAGCCTGGATTTTATTTGATGCATTCCGGGGCAAAAAGCCTTCGGCTATGGGCTTCTGTATTGGCGTAGTAGTTGGTTTAGTGGCCATTACTCCTGCTGCCGGCTTTGTAGGTATTTCGGTAAGTATCTTTATTGGCACCATTGCCGCTATTATTAGCAACCTGGCTGTTTCCTGGAGAGGCAGAACCAGCTTAGACGACACCCTGGATGTGTTTCCTTGCCACGGTATAGGTGGTATGGTAGGTATGTTAATGACTGGTATTTTTGCACACCAAGGCATTAACCCCGGCAACACTACCGGTAACGGTTTATTCTACGGCGAAACCAAATTGTTCCTGATTCACTTAACGGCTTTGGGCATTGTAGTGGCTTTCTCTTTCCTGGGTACTTTTGTTTTATTGAAAATTACTGACCTGATTTCACCGCTACGCGTATCACCAGAAGACGAAAGCATTGGTTTAGATGTATCGCAACACGAAGAAAAATTATTAGTAGCCTAG
- the purU gene encoding formyltetrahydrofolate deformylase: MIYTLRIDCPDRKGLIYDITRVVFKHNLNIISNDEFVDNTLNHFYMRAEVEGEIQVEQVTAELYMVLPAGVIIQLLPQQKKNIVILVTKEHHCLGDLLLRYEFNDLQANILAVIGNYDVLEPLVTRFGIPFHYVTHEGKTREAHDAEMMQIVQSYQPDYIVLAKYMRVLNPAFVSRFPRQIINIHHSFLPAFIGANPYKQAYERGVKIIGATAHFVSNELDEGPIIAQNVIQVNHSHSARDMAQSGRDVEKIVLAQALKLVFADKVFVSGNKTIIF; encoded by the coding sequence ATGATTTACACCTTACGCATTGATTGCCCCGACCGGAAAGGGTTGATTTATGACATTACCCGCGTGGTTTTTAAGCATAATTTAAATATTATCAGCAACGATGAGTTTGTAGATAATACCTTAAATCATTTTTACATGCGCGCCGAAGTAGAGGGCGAAATACAGGTAGAACAAGTAACTGCCGAACTGTACATGGTTTTACCCGCCGGCGTAATCATACAACTGCTGCCGCAGCAAAAGAAAAATATTGTTATACTGGTTACCAAAGAACATCATTGTCTCGGCGATTTATTATTGCGCTACGAGTTTAACGATTTGCAGGCGAACATTCTGGCGGTAATCGGGAATTACGACGTATTAGAGCCCTTGGTAACCCGTTTCGGTATACCGTTCCATTATGTAACTCACGAAGGCAAAACCCGCGAAGCCCACGACGCCGAAATGATGCAGATTGTGCAAAGCTACCAGCCCGATTATATTGTGTTGGCTAAATACATGCGGGTATTAAATCCGGCTTTTGTCAGCCGGTTTCCCCGACAGATCATTAACATTCATCATTCATTTTTACCAGCCTTTATTGGGGCTAATCCTTATAAGCAAGCCTACGAGCGCGGGGTAAAGATTATTGGCGCCACGGCGCACTTTGTGAGCAACGAACTGGATGAGGGACCCATTATAGCGCAAAACGTAATTCAGGTAAACCATTCGCACAGCGCCCGCGACATGGCGCAGTCGGGCAGGGATGTCGAGAAGATTGTTTTGGCGCAAGCTTTAAAACTGGTTTTTGCCGATAAGGTGTTCGTAAGCGGCAACAAAACAATTATTTTTTAA
- a CDS encoding HEAT repeat domain-containing protein, whose amino-acid sequence MIKILDIQTEILKFWQWAEMSPEDYSKNRGYGEWEGLYPGWKELEKAIDEAIFKLNEHFDYKTAEILIQALAIDNEAEGVLEKIEGRLKNYKDFIELVIKSNQPEARWQIAELLGRINLKNRDEILSNLIIEDEDNYVKRRALLSLNLINPLRAIQLAVKFVDNEDDYLKMVATKIISGETNY is encoded by the coding sequence GTGATAAAAATTTTGGATATCCAAACTGAAATTTTAAAATTTTGGCAATGGGCAGAAATGTCTCCAGAAGACTACTCTAAAAATAGAGGATACGGAGAGTGGGAAGGGTTATATCCAGGATGGAAGGAATTAGAAAAAGCAATAGATGAAGCAATATTCAAGCTAAATGAACACTTTGACTATAAAACTGCAGAAATTCTAATTCAAGCGCTTGCCATTGATAATGAAGCTGAAGGGGTTCTTGAAAAAATAGAAGGAAGATTAAAGAACTATAAGGATTTCATTGAATTGGTTATAAAATCAAATCAACCCGAAGCAAGATGGCAAATTGCGGAACTACTCGGAAGAATAAACTTAAAAAACAGAGATGAAATTTTAAGTAATTTAATAATTGAGGATGAAGACAATTATGTTAAAAGGAGAGCCTTGCTCAGTTTAAATTTAATAAATCCTTTAAGAGCCATTCAGCTAGCAGTAAAATTTGTTGATAATGAAGATGACTATTTAAAAATGGTTGCTACTAAAATTATTTCTGGTGAAACAAATTACTAA
- a CDS encoding Dabb family protein → MFVHHVFFFLKPELNQEQQAAFEAGVKSLLPIKYVKLGDVGKPASTDRPVIDRSYSYSLLLVFENLADHDAYQVDPIHLNFVDTCKQYWERVQIYDSETV, encoded by the coding sequence ATGTTTGTACACCACGTATTTTTCTTTTTAAAACCCGAATTAAACCAAGAGCAGCAAGCAGCCTTTGAGGCGGGCGTAAAATCGCTGTTGCCCATAAAGTATGTAAAATTAGGCGATGTAGGAAAACCGGCCTCTACCGACCGCCCGGTTATTGATCGGTCTTATTCGTATTCGTTGTTGCTGGTTTTTGAAAATCTGGCCGATCACGATGCTTACCAGGTGGATCCTATTCACCTGAATTTTGTGGATACCTGCAAGCAGTACTGGGAGCGCGTGCAGATTTACGATTCGGAAACAGTATAA
- a CDS encoding copper homeostasis protein CutC, which yields MDQLLLEICTDSVASCREAEKGGAARVELCANLFEGGTTPTAGCIKIAREQVNIPIHVILRPRGGDFCYSDEEFAVMQHDLEVIKSLGADGVVIGILQADGSIDIARTAALIEQARPMKITFHRAFDMVADPFGAIEQLIALGVERILTSGLEKSALEGSELIAQLIQQAAGRIIIMPGGGITNRNIARLKRETGAVEFHLTAREKLPSPMTYRNHNAFMGGELRVPEYELAFTSAHKVAQTQKALQTS from the coding sequence ATGGATCAATTGTTATTAGAGATTTGTACCGATTCGGTAGCCTCGTGCCGCGAAGCCGAGAAAGGAGGGGCAGCCCGGGTAGAACTTTGCGCTAATTTATTTGAGGGCGGTACTACGCCTACTGCGGGTTGTATAAAAATTGCCCGTGAGCAAGTAAATATTCCTATTCACGTAATTTTACGACCCCGGGGTGGCGATTTCTGTTATTCCGATGAGGAGTTTGCCGTAATGCAGCACGATTTAGAAGTAATAAAGAGTTTAGGTGCCGACGGCGTGGTTATTGGTATTCTGCAAGCTGACGGCAGCATTGATATAGCGCGTACGGCCGCTTTAATTGAGCAGGCGCGCCCCATGAAGATTACTTTTCACCGGGCTTTTGATATGGTAGCTGATCCTTTTGGGGCCATTGAGCAGTTGATAGCGTTAGGCGTGGAACGGATTTTAACTTCGGGCCTGGAAAAGTCAGCGTTAGAAGGTTCAGAACTTATTGCGCAGTTAATTCAGCAAGCCGCTGGAAGAATTATTATTATGCCGGGTGGCGGCATCACCAACCGTAACATTGCCCGGTTAAAACGCGAAACTGGCGCCGTGGAATTTCACTTAACCGCCCGCGAGAAATTACCCAGCCCTATGACTTACCGTAACCATAATGCTTTTATGGGTGGGGAACTCCGTGTACCTGAGTATGAATTAGCTTTTACCAGCGCCCACAAAGTAGCTCAAACTCAAAAAGCCTTGCAAACGAGTTAA
- a CDS encoding mechanosensitive ion channel family protein, with protein MDLGLPIPYLLEKVLHAAGLIIGSLVVGLLFNLLIFKTLVLYSRHRTEAILISSIVRFVKRPLGYFLPVLVFSFVAPLMPLTGGSFEVMRRIIETSLIITFAWVLIRAVYVFEEVVRKSYQISKADNFRERKVITQLQFIKRLVVISIAFVALSLVLMSFATVRKIGTGLLTSAGIVGIIVGFAAQRSLANLLAGFQIAFTQPIRIDDVVLLEGEYGNIEEITLTYVVVRIWDQRRLVLPINYFIEKPFQNWTRSNAELLGTVYLYLDYTIPVDAVRAELERLAAASPLWDKRVCKLHVTESKEKTLELRALVSASNSPNAFELRCEIREKLVAYIQQNFPDSLPKTRNEVPAGAGSLRHSLGDA; from the coding sequence ATGGATTTAGGTTTACCAATTCCTTACTTGCTCGAGAAAGTTTTACATGCGGCCGGCTTAATTATCGGGAGCCTGGTGGTAGGGTTACTCTTTAATCTTTTAATTTTTAAAACGCTGGTTCTGTATAGCCGCCACCGTACGGAGGCCATTCTTATTTCATCGATCGTTAGGTTTGTGAAGCGGCCACTTGGTTATTTTTTACCGGTGCTGGTGTTTTCGTTTGTGGCCCCCTTAATGCCCTTAACCGGAGGCAGTTTTGAGGTAATGCGGCGCATTATTGAAACCAGTTTAATTATAACTTTTGCCTGGGTACTGATCAGGGCGGTTTATGTGTTTGAAGAAGTAGTCCGGAAGAGTTATCAAATATCCAAAGCTGATAATTTCCGGGAACGAAAAGTAATTACCCAACTGCAGTTTATTAAACGCTTAGTGGTAATTAGTATTGCTTTTGTGGCCCTATCGTTGGTGCTGATGAGCTTTGCCACCGTGCGTAAAATTGGCACGGGTTTACTTACTTCGGCGGGAATTGTGGGGATTATCGTGGGTTTTGCGGCGCAACGTTCGTTAGCCAATTTGCTGGCCGGTTTTCAGATTGCTTTTACCCAGCCCATCCGGATTGATGACGTGGTTTTATTGGAAGGCGAATACGGCAACATTGAAGAAATTACGTTGACTTACGTGGTGGTGCGCATCTGGGATCAACGCCGCTTGGTGCTGCCCATAAATTATTTTATCGAAAAACCTTTCCAGAACTGGACACGCTCGAACGCGGAACTACTCGGAACCGTTTATTTGTACCTGGATTATACTATTCCGGTAGATGCCGTTCGGGCAGAATTAGAACGTTTAGCTGCTGCTTCGCCGCTATGGGATAAGCGGGTTTGTAAACTGCACGTAACCGAATCAAAAGAAAAAACTTTGGAATTACGGGCTCTGGTGAGTGCTTCCAACTCCCCAAATGCTTTTGAATTACGTTGCGAAATCCGGGAGAAATTAGTGGCGTATATTCAGCAGAACTTCCCGGATAGCTTGCCCAAAACCCGGAACGAGGTACCGGCCGGAGCCGGTTCCTTGCGCCATAGTTTAGGCGATGCCTAG
- a CDS encoding glycosyltransferase: protein MIDLNYPAKLNEEALKQALLAEIAWEVCNQVGGIYTVIQTKVQSMIDQWGSCYFLIGPYFPKTAAAEFEPTDDYSSPFGQAVLKMRNMGYEVHFGHWLVAGNPLVVLLNPYSVYDRLGEIKYALYADHDIPSPDNDELLNQTIAFGHMVKVFLSVLISPGITDRPVIAHFHEWMVGSAIPALRRDQAKLKIVFTTHATLLGRYLAMNDPSFYDNLTSVNWLKEAQHFNIETAVRIERAAAHGAHIFSTVSQVTARECIFLLDRIPDVLLPNGLNIERFTAIHEFQNLHAQFKEKIHQFVMGHFFQSYPFDLDHTLYFFTSGRYEYRNKGFDVTLEALARLNYRMQEAGIKKTVVMFFVTKQPYTSINAHVLQSRAMMQEIRETCETIERQIGEKLFYYAASNSDFKLPNMSEFVDDYWQLRYRRNLQSWKTHILPSVVTHNLVHDHSDEILNFLRSAHLINNAHDRVKIVYHPDFISATNPLFGLDYGQFVRGCHLGIFPSYYEPWGYTPLECIARGVPAVTSDLAGFGDYLANRQVDEETARGTYVIKRRNKSFDDAVTQLTNYLFDYVRLTQRERISLRNSVENSSVEFDWKNLRKHYNRAYVLALEKEYT, encoded by the coding sequence GTGATAGATTTAAATTATCCTGCCAAGTTAAACGAAGAAGCGCTGAAGCAAGCGTTGTTAGCCGAAATTGCCTGGGAAGTGTGTAACCAGGTAGGCGGTATTTATACTGTAATTCAAACCAAGGTACAGTCGATGATTGATCAGTGGGGGAGTTGTTACTTTCTGATTGGGCCTTATTTTCCGAAAACCGCTGCGGCCGAGTTTGAACCGACCGATGATTACAGCAGTCCGTTTGGCCAAGCCGTTTTAAAAATGCGCAATATGGGCTACGAAGTGCATTTCGGGCATTGGCTTGTGGCGGGTAACCCACTGGTAGTGTTGCTTAACCCGTATAGCGTATACGACCGCCTCGGCGAAATTAAATACGCACTCTACGCCGATCACGACATCCCTTCGCCGGATAACGACGAATTGTTAAACCAGACCATTGCTTTTGGTCATATGGTTAAAGTGTTTCTGTCGGTACTTATTTCGCCGGGTATTACCGATCGGCCGGTGATTGCGCATTTTCACGAGTGGATGGTGGGTAGTGCTATTCCTGCTTTGCGCCGGGATCAGGCTAAATTAAAAATTGTGTTTACCACGCACGCTACTTTACTGGGCCGTTACCTGGCCATGAACGATCCGTCATTTTATGATAATTTAACGTCGGTAAACTGGCTGAAAGAAGCGCAGCATTTTAACATAGAAACAGCCGTTAGGATAGAACGTGCTGCGGCTCACGGCGCGCATATTTTTAGTACGGTGAGTCAGGTTACGGCGCGCGAGTGTATCTTTTTGCTCGATCGCATACCGGATGTGTTGTTGCCCAATGGTTTAAACATCGAGCGGTTTACGGCCATCCACGAGTTCCAAAACCTGCATGCCCAGTTTAAAGAGAAGATTCACCAGTTTGTGATGGGGCATTTTTTCCAGAGTTATCCTTTCGACCTGGATCATACTTTGTATTTTTTTACCTCGGGCCGGTACGAGTACCGCAACAAAGGTTTTGATGTTACCCTGGAGGCGCTGGCGCGCTTAAATTACCGCATGCAAGAAGCCGGCATCAAGAAAACGGTGGTTATGTTTTTTGTGACCAAGCAACCATATACCTCCATTAACGCCCACGTGCTGCAATCGCGGGCCATGATGCAGGAAATCCGGGAAACCTGCGAGACCATTGAGCGGCAAATTGGCGAAAAGCTGTTTTACTACGCGGCTTCTAACTCCGATTTTAAACTGCCCAACATGAGTGAGTTTGTGGACGATTACTGGCAATTGCGTTACCGTCGGAATTTACAATCCTGGAAAACGCATATCTTACCCAGTGTAGTAACCCATAACCTGGTGCACGACCATTCCGATGAAATTTTAAATTTTTTACGTTCGGCGCACTTAATTAACAATGCCCACGACCGGGTTAAGATTGTATACCATCCGGATTTTATTTCTGCTACCAACCCGTTGTTTGGTTTAGATTACGGGCAATTTGTGCGGGGTTGCCACTTAGGTATTTTCCCGAGCTACTATGAGCCGTGGGGATATACCCCATTGGAATGTATTGCCCGCGGCGTACCGGCTGTAACTAGTGATTTGGCTGGCTTTGGCGATTACCTGGCCAACCGGCAAGTAGACGAAGAAACCGCGCGGGGTACGTACGTAATCAAGCGCCGGAACAAGAGCTTCGACGATGCGGTAACGCAACTCACTAATTACTTATTCGACTACGTGCGGTTAACCCAACGGGAGCGTATTTCGTTGCGGAACAGCGTCGAAAATTCGTCGGTGGAGTTTGATTGGAAAAACCTGCGGAAGCATTATAACCGGGCCTACGTGTTGGCCCTGGAAAAAGAATACACCTAG
- a CDS encoding deoxynucleoside kinase: MHIAIVGNIGAGKTTLAQKLAQHYKWALFEEIVDNNPYLKDFYDDMPRWAFHLQVYFLNSRFRQVQQIKHSEKSVVQDRTVYEDAYIFARNLYQSGMMSERDFDNYFELYRSLISLVSPPDLLIYLKADLPKLIGQIEKRNREYENNISIQYLRSLNEQYENWISHYDLGKLLVIDVNKLDFVANPEDLGFIINKVNLELFGLFR, encoded by the coding sequence ATGCATATTGCGATAGTCGGAAATATTGGCGCTGGTAAAACCACGTTGGCGCAAAAATTAGCGCAGCATTACAAATGGGCGCTCTTCGAAGAAATAGTAGATAACAATCCGTACCTGAAAGATTTTTACGACGACATGCCCCGCTGGGCTTTTCATCTGCAGGTTTACTTTCTGAATAGTCGTTTCCGGCAGGTGCAGCAAATTAAGCACTCCGAAAAAAGCGTGGTGCAAGACCGTACCGTGTACGAAGATGCTTATATTTTTGCCCGCAACCTGTACCAGTCGGGGATGATGAGCGAGCGCGACTTTGATAATTACTTTGAGCTGTACCGGTCTTTAATTAGCCTGGTATCGCCCCCGGATCTGTTAATTTACTTAAAAGCCGACTTACCGAAATTAATCGGGCAAATTGAAAAACGGAACCGCGAGTACGAAAACAACATCAGCATTCAGTATTTGCGCAGTTTAAACGAGCAATACGAAAACTGGATCAGCCACTACGATTTAGGGAAATTGCTTGTAATTGACGTGAATAAGCTGGATTTTGTAGCCAATCCTGAAGATTTAGGCTTTATTATAAACAAAGTAAATCTGGAGTTATTCGGCTTATTCCGGTAA